A portion of the Cryptomeria japonica chromosome 5, Sugi_1.0, whole genome shotgun sequence genome contains these proteins:
- the LOC131034709 gene encoding subtilisin-like protease SBT1.5 has translation MAPHARLAIYKACWRDGCDSNDIATFMEQAIADGVDIISISLTSEDVPFHESLSAIAAFGVTEKGVFVSAAAGNDGPDVHTQSNTAPWITTIEQHHLSTEILRGTSIFKGDGKLQGPFPLVYVSASNSSKRCLDGSLDPNVVKGKIVLWDKLLYVSNGGADEVARAGGAGVILANGELLGAEQLLTSPNSLPAISVSFSAGEKIKSYINSRLNNVTATMRLPGLIIVGNATPAPTVASFSSRGPSEAYPSVLKPDIVAPGRFILAAGVGGAAIYELRSGTSMACPHISGIAALIKAIHPTWSPAAIRSALMTFSYTVDNQGKAIKDSVTMEAADSFDMGAGHVDPRAALDPGLVYNMAPQDYIDFLCSLNYTRRQISLLTKDPVSCPKSNLEAADLNYPSFSIVFKPGNNSIKVSRRS, from the exons ATGGCTCCTCATGCCAGGCTGGCCATCTACAAAGCTTGCTGGAGAGACGGTTGCGATTCGAACGACATCGCTACTTTTATGGAACAAGCCATTGCTGATGGCGTCGACATCATTTCTATCTCATTAACCTCAGAAGATGTGCCATTCCATGAGAGTCTCAGCGCCATAGCCGCGTTCGGGGTGACAGAAAAGGGAGTATTTGTTTCTGCCGCGGCAGGCAACGATGGACCAGATGTTCATACTCAGAGTAACACAGCGCCATGGATTACAACCATAG agcagcatcacttatcaacagaGATATTGAGAGGCACCTCCATCTTCAAAGGAGATGGAAAATTGCAAGGGCCATTCCCTCTCGTATATGTCTCCGCCAGCAACAGCTCAAAGCGTTGTCTTGATGGCAGCCTCGACCCCAACGTGGTAAAAGGTAAGATAGTTCTGTGGGATAAGTTGTTATATGTAAGTAATGGAGGTGCCGACGAAGTCGCTAGAGCAGGAGGTGCAGGCGTTATTTTGGCCAATGGTGAGCTCCTCGGAGCAGAGCAGCTGCTTACCAGCCCAAATAGTCTGCCGGCTATCAGCGTGAGCTTTTCAGCTGGAGAGAAAATCAAATCCTACATCAATTCAAGGCTGAACAACGTCACGGCTACCATGCGTCTCCCAGGATTGATTATCGTGGGGAATGCAACCCCCGCTCCCACTGTGGCTTCTTTTTCGTCCAGGGGCCCGAGCGAAGCATATCCCTCTGTTCTCAAGCCTGATATCGTTGCTCCCGGTAGGTTCATATTGGCAGCAGGCGTGGGAGGAGCTGCAATCTATGAGTTACGGTCCGGGACGTCGATGGCATGTCCCCACATCAGCGGAATTGCAGCGCTCATAAAAGCCATCCATCCCACATGGAGCCCAGCCGCCATCAGATCAGCGCTCATGACGTTTTCCTACACCGTGGATAATCAGGGGAAGGCTATCAAAGATTCAGTTACAATGGAGGCAGCCGACTCATTTGATATGGGTGCAGGCCATGTGGACCCAAGGGCTGCTCTAGATCCTGGGCTTGTCTACAACATGGCACCGCAAGATTATATAGATTTTCTCTGCTCGCTCAATTACACCAGACGACAAATTTCTCTTCTCACAAAGGATCCAGTTTCCTGTCCCAAATCCAATTTGGAAGCCGCAGATCTCAACTATCCATCGTTTTCTATTGTGTTCAAGCCGGGCAACAATTCGATCAAGGTGAGCAGAAGAAGTTGA